A single Bremerella cremea DNA region contains:
- a CDS encoding aldose 1-epimerase family protein, producing MSNRWILSEYDVESAFQQPAPFLKTLKSHGLAVTHTRLIGGRRDGVELLTVNNGDFSFTTIPTRGMGIHQAKHGETRIGWTSPVEGPVHPRFVPLAEPSGLGWLDGMDELIVRCGLESNGAPEFDAETNRLKYPLHGRIANQPTEDVVVVVSEDGELCISGEVRETRFLCYNVALKTEIRTKSGENGFRIRDSIVNRSAQATTAQMLYHINLGAPILGEGASVVCPAVEICPRNDHAASGITDWSTYSGPTDGYQEQVYFMQFAGDENGQTSALLKNAAGDQGVSVHFNVKQLPCFSLWKYTAAEQDGYVTGLEPATNYPNPRSFEEKQGRVVQLAPGTSYDIDLALRFHPDTASVEAAEKAIVALTEGTEAKVHRMPQASWCS from the coding sequence ATGAGCAATCGCTGGATTCTGAGTGAATACGATGTCGAGTCTGCTTTCCAGCAACCGGCCCCATTTCTCAAAACCCTTAAATCACACGGCTTGGCGGTCACTCATACTCGCTTGATCGGCGGACGTCGCGACGGGGTCGAACTGCTAACCGTTAACAACGGCGATTTCTCCTTTACCACCATCCCAACCCGTGGTATGGGCATTCATCAAGCCAAACACGGAGAAACGCGAATCGGCTGGACCTCGCCCGTTGAAGGCCCGGTTCACCCGCGATTCGTTCCTTTGGCCGAGCCCAGCGGACTGGGTTGGCTGGACGGCATGGACGAGTTAATCGTTCGCTGCGGCTTAGAAAGCAACGGAGCGCCGGAATTCGATGCGGAAACCAACCGCTTGAAGTACCCGCTGCATGGGCGAATTGCCAACCAGCCTACCGAAGACGTGGTCGTGGTCGTCTCAGAAGATGGCGAACTTTGTATCAGTGGGGAAGTGCGAGAAACACGATTCCTCTGTTACAACGTTGCCCTAAAGACCGAAATCCGCACGAAGTCTGGTGAGAACGGTTTTCGAATTCGAGACTCCATCGTTAATCGCTCGGCCCAGGCAACCACGGCCCAGATGCTCTATCACATCAATCTAGGCGCCCCAATCTTGGGCGAGGGAGCCTCGGTGGTTTGTCCTGCCGTTGAAATCTGCCCCCGCAACGACCATGCGGCCAGCGGGATTACCGATTGGTCTACCTATTCCGGTCCGACCGATGGTTACCAGGAACAGGTCTACTTCATGCAGTTTGCTGGAGACGAAAACGGCCAAACATCGGCCTTACTCAAGAACGCCGCTGGCGACCAAGGGGTCTCCGTGCACTTCAACGTCAAGCAACTTCCCTGCTTTAGCCTCTGGAAGTATACGGCAGCCGAGCAAGATGGCTACGTAACCGGCCTTGAACCGGCGACCAATTATCCGAACCCGCGATCTTTTGAAGAGAAACAAGGTCGGGTCGTCCAACTTGCCCCAGGTACCAGTTACGACATCGACCTGGCACTGCGATTCCATCCCGATACGGCCAGCGTTGAAGCGGCTGAAAAAGCAATCGTGGCTCTGACGGAAGGAACCGAAGCCAAAGTTCACCGGATGCCGCAAGCAAGTTGGTGCAGCTAG
- a CDS encoding class I SAM-dependent methyltransferase produces the protein MSETRKSTVEEIRARFDNDVERFSNLETGQSATIDAPLVLDLITQVAATHLPDAATVLDIGCGAGNYTLQLLKRKPNLACTLVDLSQPMLTRAAERLGESSATHVETHCGDFRDVTLPDSHFDIVMAAAVLHHLRDDDDWKQAFAKIYRIMQPGGMLLVSDLIGHDIPAVHAVQWERYGDYLRELRDDDYRQAVFDYIEKEDTPRSLAYQINLCREVGFQQIDVLHANACFGAYCAVK, from the coding sequence GTGAGTGAAACCCGTAAGTCCACGGTCGAGGAAATTCGTGCCCGCTTTGATAACGATGTCGAGCGTTTTTCCAATCTAGAAACGGGCCAGTCCGCGACCATAGACGCGCCGCTCGTCTTGGATTTAATTACTCAGGTCGCGGCCACACATCTTCCTGACGCAGCCACGGTGCTTGATATTGGTTGTGGTGCTGGAAACTACACGCTGCAACTGCTGAAACGAAAGCCGAACTTAGCATGCACACTAGTCGATTTGAGTCAGCCCATGTTGACGCGCGCAGCCGAGCGGCTGGGGGAAAGTAGTGCCACGCATGTCGAAACGCATTGTGGCGATTTTCGCGACGTTACGCTGCCAGATTCCCATTTCGATATCGTAATGGCCGCCGCTGTGCTGCATCACTTACGTGATGACGACGATTGGAAGCAGGCATTCGCCAAGATCTACCGCATCATGCAGCCGGGGGGAATGCTGCTGGTGAGTGATTTGATCGGACACGATATTCCGGCGGTTCACGCCGTGCAGTGGGAGCGTTATGGCGATTATTTACGAGAGCTGCGCGACGATGACTATCGCCAGGCCGTTTTTGATTACATCGAAAAGGAGGACACCCCCCGCAGCCTGGCCTACCAAATCAATCTTTGCCGAGAAGTCGGCTTCCAGCAGATCGACGTACTGCATGCGAATGCTTGTTTTGGGGCGTACTGTGCGGTAAAGTGA